From Populus alba chromosome 16, ASM523922v2, whole genome shotgun sequence:
CTATCAAGTTCTTCAGCCTTGTTCTTGAGAAATAATTCCCGGGTTTTAACACTCAGTAGATCAGGAATAATGTGGACAAGCATCAAAGCAGTTGCACATGATACAATAGCACAAGCAATTTTTGCAACAGTCATCACCACAGCAACAAGCAATtcccgggttttttttttcaattattattgatGAGCATGCTAAATAGTTACACATAAAGGCAAGAAGATTAAACCATccagaagaaaaatataaaagaaaataatcaccAATGCTCACCAGACGTGAGGAAGAAGAAACGGATGGCCAGGAACTTGCAGTTAGTTACAGTAGAGGTTTGATCGAAGCCGTCCATTTAGTTTCATAATGTGGAAGTGGATGATCGctctcacctttttttttacgAGACTTcgaaaggaggaggaggaggaggagtcgccgcggtggtggtggtggtgtatggagagaaaagaagggaggAGCTTTTTCCAATTCTAGAGCAGAGAGAGAATAAAGTGGAGGTAAAGGAGCAGCAGCCGCCGCCTAAAACCGTCATGGAGATTGGAGACAACAAGCGCCAACTCAAAGACACTGTGGCGAAACTAGAACTAGGTCATCAGATGGACGTATCAATCAGTGTGGATAGATGTTTAGAACAACCTTGTTTTAAAGAgggatttttaagaaaaataaacatattttagtggggttttttttaagtatttttataatgattattttttaaaatgttttttgtttgaaattttttaaaatattatttttttatttttaaaaaattattcttactgttaatatattaaaattatttgaaaaaattaaaaaaaaaattaattttaaaatatactttttaaaacacTAATTGAGCAGTGAATTGAATCGGAATCGGAAGAATATCTAACCTGGTCCCAGGCTTACTTGCTAAGATATCACTTTAAGTAGTTttagtttgtatttgttttttattttaaaattattttaatttattaatattaaaaataactttttaaaaataaaataatatttcaaaaaataatcactacacACCTAACAATTCACAAGTGTGGGTGCGGGTCATTCCAGGCTGAGAGATGAGATATATTTTGATCAGGTACCGTGAATGTTGTCTGTATAGAAAGTGGGAAAGTGAAAGTGAAAGTGATAGCACTCACCCACGCGCTCAAGTGAAAGTGAAAGTCAAagattttaccatttttttgttaaaagcaGTTCGCAATAGGAGGATAGTCTAAAGAACTTTTTGGTGCTGTAGCttgagtgttttttatttaataaaactgacgggttttttttatatatttttgaatcattataacatattttttgaagatttaAAACCATTAATGATTAATGGTATtcaagccataaaaaaaaaatctatagaaaaagatcaatttaaatttttaaaataaaaaaaattaagttttaaaactacaacCAAACAGTCACTCCTAGCTTAACAAGAAACGACATGTAAAATAATTAGAACCCAGATGGATAATTGTGTTTATCATAAATTAGGAATCTCAATTTAGCATTTATgtcgttaaattttttttaaaacttctgcTGCAGAATGTACCAAACAGGCACTCATCATAACTTCTGCCGCAGAATGTACACAAATttcttaaaacttaaaaaaccacATTTAtgtcgataaaaaaaaaatttaacattgtTATTGAATTCGGTTATAacatttttaactcaaaaaatacCTACTCAACTctaatatttagttattaattcTCATAACCCGAGTTATAAATTcttatgaattaaattattttttattttattatataatatattaaatttaatttatcatcaatttaataataaaaaaaataaaaactctgtataaaataatagatttaataaacacaaaaaaaaaccaaaaagatataacaaaaaaatatcaaacaatcaTACGCagactttttaattaatatttagttaaGCAGTCAAACTTATGACTAGAATTATGGAtggtgaatttaatttttttattttattatacaataaaaaaatataaaaaataatttatcaactcaatactataaaataataataatctcactTTAAataatggatttgaaaaaaaaatccccaaaacacaaaatagctaagaaaaaaaaataaaaaaagcacgCCACAAATAGCGCGACTTGAACcccctttaaaaaaatatattaaccatGTCTTTCTTGTTAGTTGAGAAAAAATATGGTACCTCCAAGTGTTGAACTCGTTAAATTTATACAACACTTATCGTTAAATAATtcgtataaaaaaattgaattgttgAGTCCATATTACTTTATATAGAAAACTCTACCATTGAAATCACTTATCATCCTCGTAAATGGTTAatctcacaattaaaaaaaaattgaagacgTAGTGGAAAACATAATTAatctcacaattaaaaaaaaataaaaatccaaataagatttttgtaagATGAGATCCTTAATCTCATAATTAGTTGAGATGTATGTTGAAGAAATGAGATTAATTTAActgaaaataactaaattaattaattaattaatagaattAAATTGCTTTTATAACCTTTAGAACCTACTCTACTACTCCGTGCGAATAAATACAGGCATCGTATCAACTTCCTGATTTCTCCACTTACAGCAATATCCATTTGTGCTACAGAGAGTATCATAGACAGGTTATGAGCAGTGGGAAGAAACATCCAACAGAGTATAGTAACCCCATTGTTACCACAGCTACCATCGTTGACTAGCTAGCTAAAGATTCTGACAAAGGAACAAATTAGGAGAAATCACTATTCTTTCATTACTTGCTAGAAAGACAGACAGGCATCAAAATTTGGCTGATGGCGGCAGTTAGCGATTCACAGTTCTGCCGTGTGATTGTTACCAATAAAAAGTAATGATAACAGGAGCAGCGATATTTCGCTGCAAGATCCTGACCATCAAATCATTTTTCCTTcctaaaaaaatgtataaatttatatcttCTCTTCGTTCATGTACGATCAACAAGGAACAAAACCAATCTCATGCGATTATAGTCGCATTCTGAGAAAGCTAAAGCAACTGGCacattttctattttatctaACCTTTCAGCTTTTGATCCTTGACTCCCCGCTTTATCTGCTTCAATGAGTGGATTAGTTCTGGAAACTTTGCACATACCTTGAGTCGATCCTCATCACTGCTAATTGGCATACTTTGTGCTGGAAGTCGCCACAGATGTGGCCCGAAGGTTGGAATGACCCAACGATATAATTGGTCAGTTTGAGGATCATATTCAGGTTTCCGGTCTTCTACAGTTGAAAAACTGCACAAAGACACACCATACTTGGCAAGCCATTCTGGTTTAATGCTTGTGGCCCCATGCATGTAAGGCCGCTTTGTATGAAGCAATTCACTGTACACCAAAAACTCTGGCGCTGAATTAGAAAGAGAGGACCGCCGATGAAGGAATACTGTTTCTTTAACCATGCAGGCTTGATACCGAACAGCACTTGCTTTTCTGTCTCCTTCCAAGGAACCTGAATTTCCTCTGATGCGTTTTGCAACCCTATCAACCCAGCCAGCACAGATAGCTTGGCCTAAGATATCTTCCACATTCAATAAAGTAGACCTCTTACTGGACAAAACCCTCCAAGCTTGTTCTACATCCTCCACGGTCCCATGGGTCCAAGAGAAACCCTGCTCTAACTCGTGAACATGATGATTAAAGACCAGTTGAAGAAGCTGCCTTCTAAGCTTGGACATTTCTTCCATGGTTTTAAGGTGCAAGCCATTTTCGTGGCAGAATCCCACCGGGCTTGTAGAAAGCTCAAAACAATGCAAGGCATAAGCTACAGTCAATGTATCACTAGTAGAATTGGAAAATCGAGCACGGGATAATTTAGTTGTTTCTCtgagtttctttttctttattttttcttgcttgtCTAAAATTTTATTGCTTCCTAGGCTACTAGATCTTCCATCCTGTTCTGAGCCATTGCTGTCAGTATGACTTCCTTCAAAATGCTTAAGAAAAGCATTGGAAAAGCTCAATGCTGCAGCTGTTGCAACTGCATATCCTAGAACCAGATTTGCTGTATCATGATCTTTCATTTTCCTCGTAATTTGGATAGCTGTAAGGAGCATTCGAGAGTGACGAGGACTCATGGGATAGCAAGCCATGGCCTTCCCTAGGGATGTCAGTCTTCCTGTATTATCAAGAGCTTCCAAGGTCTTCAAGCAACGTTCTGCTTCTACTAAGGCAGCAGCCTCTGGAGGAGTTGGAAATGGGAACTTTTCTACCTGGAATACATAACAAAACAGAGAGACTAAGTTAAAGAATTGGTTAGAAGAAATTCCTCTCGACGAGTTAAACCACTGGTATCTAATATTATAACTTCAAAAAACATGTAGCAGGCAGCATACAAGCAAACTCAGCAAAACAACTAGCAACTGGATGACCAGCCAGCAAATGCATTCCGGGGACAAGTCAACTACAAGATACTTACTCCGTATAGGCATATCCAACCCCATTCAGATAATTTAATGTGCCTCTTTAGATTTTTGGATACTTGGAAAACAGCATATGATAAGAACAAACCTCACCTCCACCACAAACATAAAACATGAAAAGCTAATTGGTTATAGTATTGATATACAAAATCCTATATGATCTTCTATTATCTAAGTTTAAATCCTTCGTGCATCAAAAATGCCATTGTAAAGTCTGTTGCATtaaacaggaaaaaagaaaggaaaagatttTGCAGGTAATTAGAGAACCATAACATAGAAGAAAACACACCTTGTCGATATGCATGGATTTCAGGACAAGAACAATGCTATCAACAGGTACTTTAGATATCTCAGCACAAGAGAAGTCAGGAAGTATGTTATTATAGACAGCAGAAGAATAAAGACGGTAACAGTGGCCAGGCCCTGTTCTTCCTGCTCTTCCTTTGCGCTGATCAGCTGAAGCCTTACTTATCCACTGTACTTCATATGCTTCCATGCCATTTGATGAGTTGTAGTTCTTCACCTTTTCTCTTCCAGTATCAACCACATATTTTATCCCTGGGATGGTTAAAGAAGTTTCAGCAACATTAGTGGCAACAACAACAAGCCGCTCCCCTTCCTTGACCTCATCAAATACATGGAGCTGTGCCACTGCAGGAAGCATGGCATAAAGAGGCATAACACGCAGGGCACTGGTAAAAAGACCCTTATCTCCTACTGTTTTCTTCTCCATGCTATTTTTGTATTGTTCTGGGCTCTCTTCTGGCATAGAAGGAATTTGTTTTCCCTCTGATTTACATTCTGATGCATTCTCTCCAGCCAAAGCTTCAAAAGCAGACTTCAATGCAACAAGGCTACTTTTCTCTCGTAGAACACCCACAACATCATTTTCAGATGTTTTTGCATCCTCTATATCCACCTCATCACCAACAATTTCTACTTCGCTCTCTGATCCTGAATCATAAGAGACATCTGATTCATTCTCAACAGAATCTGGCACGTCTTCATCATGAGAGCCAAACCTCTCAGTTTGCTGGTCAATCAAATTCCCCTGAATCTCAAATGCCTCATCAATATCCTTCATGTCAACGCCTTCAATGGAAACCATTTCAGACATTGCTGGGACCTCATCCCCTACACGCCCTTTAGCAGTATTAGCAATCAACTCTGTTGAAGCTTTACGTAACTTCTGACACAAGTACTCTACTTCTCTCTGTCCTGTGACAAAGACAAGTATGCCTCCTTGTGGAAGCCTCTTGTGGATTGACATGACTTGCTTATAGGCCTGGCCAATATAATCCACAGTTTCTGTTCTCTTCGAGAAATGCGCTGTCACTTCAAATTGCCTGGTAGGAACGTTTATAACTGGAGGAGGATCATGAAATAACCTTCTTTCAGAAATGAAGTCCTCCACTCGCAAGGTGGCACTCATTAGAACAAGTTTTAGTggaaatatcatattttcaggACTTAGACTTTGACCAGAGAGCACCATTTTTTGCTGCTGCTCATATTTCTTCTGCCATATGCAAAAGATTGTATATGGTAAAGATAGGTGAGAAGGAAGAAGATCCATAAACAATGTTTTGCAGCTGAAAGTGGGAAAGTGTATCAAAATTACCTGGCGGAGTTGAATGACACGAGAGAGCATTCCAATAAGAATGTCTGTATTCACACTTCTCTCATGAGCCTCATCCAGAATTATCACAGAGTAACGCTTCAATAAAATATCAGTCTGcaacataaaaaaagtattaaacaGCAGAAGAAGAGTTAACATGAGCATACTAATCCATTTTCTCCAGACAATATCTTTTTTACATGGGTCCATATCCGTCTGCACCATAAAAGATTTTATTGAACTGCAGAAGAGTTAACATGAGCGTTCAAATCCATTAATTCCAgacaaaatatcttttttacatTGGTCCCACCAGCAGAGCTAGCTCCGTACATGACATAGCAAACAATACCAGAAAGGATCCTGCAGGAGATATAACTAATAGGACTTTAAATTTCCAGGAACAAGTTTCAGaaaataacacattaaaaaaatttgaattttggatCCTCAATGGTAGTACATTACAAGAAAACATAATAGGAATTTTAAATTTCCACAAACAACATTCAGAATATATAATTCTACAGGCAGCACTAAAAAGTTTGACGAATGGGTCAGCTATAAAGAAGACACAAGTGAAATTAGTGGTTGTTCAATAACAACTGTGCCTCTggcttattctttttaattgccTTTTTTGGGTCAGTACCAATAGATTCAAATTCACAATTCAAAAATGTAGATTCAGGCAACCAAGCAAGAATCTGACATGAAGAAACACCAAAGAAgcaccaacaaaaaataaaaaaactatataggaAGATCAAATATAAGAATTGCAAACATCATTTGACAGTTGAAAAACCACATACTAAAACTTCTCACATATAATCATTGATGTACCATTCTTCAAAACACCCACAAATAAGATGCATGTAAATCGGCTGAATCCAAACCTGAACTTCTCGCAGTAATATTCCATCAGTCATAAACTTGATTGAACAATTGTCTCCGATTCTCTTGTCATGCCTAACTTGGAATCCAACCTCTTTACCAAGATGAAGACCAAGTTCAAATGCAACCCGTCTAGCAGTGGCAAGGACAGCAATGCGTCGTGGTTGAGTAACACCAATAACACCATTTCTAACAACAGAATGGTTTGAACCATAACCTGCTTCATAAAGAAACTGAAAGATTGCACCAAAGAACCAAAATTAGATGGTTCTTGAGCCAAATTGTTT
This genomic window contains:
- the LOC118062891 gene encoding ATP-dependent RNA helicase DEAH13 isoform X7 codes for the protein MNSQPANVIFVEGDSNALIMPAKKSNKRKGMNQQEVAKKNKNPQLSKSQKRKLKKLEGKLNETSTVDLGKASNFLDFPLLRPPTTPTVVHVSRPDEVEKKRKDLPIIMMEQEIMEAINEHSTVIICGETGCGKTTQVPQFLYEAGYGSNHSVVRNGVIGVTQPRRIAVLATARRVAFELGLHLGKEVGFQVRHDKRIGDNCSIKFMTDGILLREVQTDILLKRYSVIILDEAHERSVNTDILIGMLSRVIQLRQKKYEQQQKMVLSGQSLSPENMIFPLKLVLMSATLRVEDFISERRLFHDPPPVINVPTRQFEVTAHFSKRTETVDYIGQAYKQVMSIHKRLPQGGILVFVTGQREVEYLCQKLRKASTELIANTAKGRVGDEVPAMSEMVSIEGVDMKDIDEAFEIQGNLIDQQTERFGSHDEDVPDSVENESDVSYDSGSESEVEIVGDEVDIEDAKTSENDVVGVLREKSSLVALKSAFEALAGENASECKSEGKQIPSMPEESPEQYKNSMEKKTVGDKGLFTSALRVMPLYAMLPAVAQLHVFDEVKEGERLVVVATNVAETSLTIPGIKYVVDTGREKVKNYNSSNGMEAYEVQWISKASADQRKGRAGRTGPGHCYRLYSSAVYNNILPDFSCAEISKVPVDSIVLVLKSMHIDKVEKFPFPTPPEAAALVEAERCLKTLEALDNTGRLTSLGKAMACYPMSPRHSRMLLTAIQITRKMKDHDTANLVLGYAVATAAALSFSNAFLKHFEGSHTDSNGSEQDGRSSSLGSNKILDKQEKIKKKKLRETTKLSRARFSNSTSDTLTVAYALHCFELSTSPVGFCHENGLHLKTMEEMSKLRRQLLQLVFNHHVHELEQGFSWTHGTVEDVEQAWRVLSSKRSTLLNVEDILGQAICAGWVDRVAKRIRGNSGSLEGDRKASAVRYQACMVKETVFLHRRSSLSNSAPEFLVYSELLHTKRPYMHGATSIKPEWLAKYGVSLCSFSTVEDRKPEYDPQTDQLYRWVIPTFGPHLWRLPAQSMPISSDEDRLKVCAKFPELIHSLKQIKRGVKDQKLKG
- the LOC118062891 gene encoding ATP-dependent RNA helicase DEAH13 isoform X3, with the translated sequence MYADRVDAAAKTSIKDRLNGNSIGDSARLRHITGKSVEGDSNALIMPAKKSNKRKGMNQQEVAKKNKNPQLSKSQKRKLKKLEGKLNETSTVDLGKASNFLDFPLLRPPTTPTVVHVSRPDEVEKKRKDLPIIMMEQEIMEAINEHSTVIICGETGCGKTTQVPQFLYEAGYGSNHSVVRNGVIGVTQPRRIAVLATARRVAFELGLHLGKEVGFQVRHDKRIGDNCSIKFMTDGILLREVQTDILLKRYSVIILDEAHERSVNTDILIGMLSRVIQLRQKKYEQQQKMVLSGQSLSPENMIFPLKLVLMSATLRVEDFISERRLFHDPPPVINVPTRQFEVTAHFSKRTETVDYIGQAYKQVMSIHKRLPQGGILVFVTGQREVEYLCQKLRKASTELIANTAKGRVGDEVPAMSEMVSIEGVDMKDIDEAFEIQGNLIDQQTERFGSHDEDVPDSVENESDVSYDSGSESEVEIVGDEVDIEDAKTSENDVVGVLREKSSLVALKSAFEALAGENASECKSEGKQIPSMPEESPEQYKNSMEKKTVGDKGLFTSALRVMPLYAMLPAVAQLHVFDEVKEGERLVVVATNVAETSLTIPGIKYVVDTGREKVKNYNSSNGMEAYEVQWISKASADQRKGRAGRTGPGHCYRLYSSAVYNNILPDFSCAEISKVPVDSIVLVLKSMHIDKVEKFPFPTPPEAAALVEAERCLKTLEALDNTGRLTSLGKAMACYPMSPRHSRMLLTAIQITRKMKDHDTANLVLGYAVATAAALSFSNAFLKHFEGSHTDSNGSEQDGRSSSLGSNKILDKQEKIKKKKLRETTKLSRARFSNSTSDTLTVAYALHCFELSTSPVGFCHENGLHLKTMEEMSKLRRQLLQLVFNHHVHELEQGFSWTHGTVEDVEQAWRVLSSKRSTLLNVEDILGQAICAGWVDRVAKRIRGNSGSLEGDRKASAVRYQACMVKETVFLHRRSSLSNSAPEFLVYSELLHTKRPYMHGATSIKPEWLAKYGVSLCSFSTVEDRKPEYDPQTDQLYRWVIPTFGPHLWRLPAQSMPISSDEDRLKVCAKFPELIHSLKQIKRGVKDQKLKG
- the LOC118062891 gene encoding ATP-dependent RNA helicase DEAH13 isoform X1, producing MYADRVDAAAKTSIKDRLNGNSIGDSARLRHITGKSVEGDSNALIMPAKKSNKRKGMNQEQEVAKKNKNPQLSKSQKRKLKKLEGKLNETSTVDLGKASNFLDFPLLRPPTTPTVVHVSRPDEVEKKRKDLPIIMMEQEIMEAINEHSTVIICGETGCGKTTQVPQFLYEAGYGSNHSVVRNGVIGVTQPRRIAVLATARRVAFELGLHLGKEVGFQVRHDKRIGDNCSIKFMTDGILLREVQTDILLKRYSVIILDEAHERSVNTDILIGMLSRVIQLRQKKYEQQQKMVLSGQSLSPENMIFPLKLVLMSATLRVEDFISERRLFHDPPPVINVPTRQFEVTAHFSKRTETVDYIGQAYKQVMSIHKRLPQGGILVFVTGQREVEYLCQKLRKASTELIANTAKGRVGDEVPAMSEMVSIEGVDMKDIDEAFEIQGNLIDQQTERFGSHDEDVPDSVENESDVSYDSGSESEVEIVGDEVDIEDAKTSENDVVGVLREKSSLVALKSAFEALAGENASECKSEGKQIPSMPEESPEQYKNSMEKKTVGDKGLFTSALRVMPLYAMLPAVAQLHVFDEVKEGERLVVVATNVAETSLTIPGIKYVVDTGREKVKNYNSSNGMEAYEVQWISKASADQRKGRAGRTGPGHCYRLYSSAVYNNILPDFSCAEISKVPVDSIVLVLKSMHIDKVEKFPFPTPPEAAALVEAERCLKTLEALDNTGRLTSLGKAMACYPMSPRHSRMLLTAIQITRKMKDHDTANLVLGYAVATAAALSFSNAFLKHFEGSHTDSNGSEQDGRSSSLGSNKILDKQEKIKKKKLRETTKLSRARFSNSTSDTLTVAYALHCFELSTSPVGFCHENGLHLKTMEEMSKLRRQLLQLVFNHHVHELEQGFSWTHGTVEDVEQAWRVLSSKRSTLLNVEDILGQAICAGWVDRVAKRIRGNSGSLEGDRKASAVRYQACMVKETVFLHRRSSLSNSAPEFLVYSELLHTKRPYMHGATSIKPEWLAKYGVSLCSFSTVEDRKPEYDPQTDQLYRWVIPTFGPHLWRLPAQSMPISSDEDRLKVCAKFPELIHSLKQIKRGVKDQKLKG
- the LOC118062891 gene encoding ATP-dependent RNA helicase DEAH13 isoform X5 — translated: MYADRVDAAAKTSIKDRLNGNSIGDSARLRHITGKSVEGDSNALIMPAKKSNKRKGMNQQEVAKKNKNPQLSKSQKRKLNETSTVDLGKASNFLDFPLLRPPTTPTVVHVSRPDEVEKKRKDLPIIMMEQEIMEAINEHSTVIICGETGCGKTTQVPQFLYEAGYGSNHSVVRNGVIGVTQPRRIAVLATARRVAFELGLHLGKEVGFQVRHDKRIGDNCSIKFMTDGILLREVQTDILLKRYSVIILDEAHERSVNTDILIGMLSRVIQLRQKKYEQQQKMVLSGQSLSPENMIFPLKLVLMSATLRVEDFISERRLFHDPPPVINVPTRQFEVTAHFSKRTETVDYIGQAYKQVMSIHKRLPQGGILVFVTGQREVEYLCQKLRKASTELIANTAKGRVGDEVPAMSEMVSIEGVDMKDIDEAFEIQGNLIDQQTERFGSHDEDVPDSVENESDVSYDSGSESEVEIVGDEVDIEDAKTSENDVVGVLREKSSLVALKSAFEALAGENASECKSEGKQIPSMPEESPEQYKNSMEKKTVGDKGLFTSALRVMPLYAMLPAVAQLHVFDEVKEGERLVVVATNVAETSLTIPGIKYVVDTGREKVKNYNSSNGMEAYEVQWISKASADQRKGRAGRTGPGHCYRLYSSAVYNNILPDFSCAEISKVPVDSIVLVLKSMHIDKVEKFPFPTPPEAAALVEAERCLKTLEALDNTGRLTSLGKAMACYPMSPRHSRMLLTAIQITRKMKDHDTANLVLGYAVATAAALSFSNAFLKHFEGSHTDSNGSEQDGRSSSLGSNKILDKQEKIKKKKLRETTKLSRARFSNSTSDTLTVAYALHCFELSTSPVGFCHENGLHLKTMEEMSKLRRQLLQLVFNHHVHELEQGFSWTHGTVEDVEQAWRVLSSKRSTLLNVEDILGQAICAGWVDRVAKRIRGNSGSLEGDRKASAVRYQACMVKETVFLHRRSSLSNSAPEFLVYSELLHTKRPYMHGATSIKPEWLAKYGVSLCSFSTVEDRKPEYDPQTDQLYRWVIPTFGPHLWRLPAQSMPISSDEDRLKVCAKFPELIHSLKQIKRGVKDQKLKG
- the LOC118062891 gene encoding ATP-dependent RNA helicase DEAH13 isoform X6, whose protein sequence is MNSQPANVIFVEGDSNALIMPAKKSNKRKGMNQEQEVAKKNKNPQLSKSQKRKLKKLEGKLNETSTVDLGKASNFLDFPLLRPPTTPTVVHVSRPDEVEKKRKDLPIIMMEQEIMEAINEHSTVIICGETGCGKTTQVPQFLYEAGYGSNHSVVRNGVIGVTQPRRIAVLATARRVAFELGLHLGKEVGFQVRHDKRIGDNCSIKFMTDGILLREVQTDILLKRYSVIILDEAHERSVNTDILIGMLSRVIQLRQKKYEQQQKMVLSGQSLSPENMIFPLKLVLMSATLRVEDFISERRLFHDPPPVINVPTRQFEVTAHFSKRTETVDYIGQAYKQVMSIHKRLPQGGILVFVTGQREVEYLCQKLRKASTELIANTAKGRVGDEVPAMSEMVSIEGVDMKDIDEAFEIQGNLIDQQTERFGSHDEDVPDSVENESDVSYDSGSESEVEIVGDEVDIEDAKTSENDVVGVLREKSSLVALKSAFEALAGENASECKSEGKQIPSMPEESPEQYKNSMEKKTVGDKGLFTSALRVMPLYAMLPAVAQLHVFDEVKEGERLVVVATNVAETSLTIPGIKYVVDTGREKVKNYNSSNGMEAYEVQWISKASADQRKGRAGRTGPGHCYRLYSSAVYNNILPDFSCAEISKVPVDSIVLVLKSMHIDKVEKFPFPTPPEAAALVEAERCLKTLEALDNTGRLTSLGKAMACYPMSPRHSRMLLTAIQITRKMKDHDTANLVLGYAVATAAALSFSNAFLKHFEGSHTDSNGSEQDGRSSSLGSNKILDKQEKIKKKKLRETTKLSRARFSNSTSDTLTVAYALHCFELSTSPVGFCHENGLHLKTMEEMSKLRRQLLQLVFNHHVHELEQGFSWTHGTVEDVEQAWRVLSSKRSTLLNVEDILGQAICAGWVDRVAKRIRGNSGSLEGDRKASAVRYQACMVKETVFLHRRSSLSNSAPEFLVYSELLHTKRPYMHGATSIKPEWLAKYGVSLCSFSTVEDRKPEYDPQTDQLYRWVIPTFGPHLWRLPAQSMPISSDEDRLKVCAKFPELIHSLKQIKRGVKDQKLKG
- the LOC118062891 gene encoding ATP-dependent RNA helicase DEAH13 isoform X4, which gives rise to MYADRVDAAAKTSIKDRLNGNSIGDSARLRHITGKSVEGDSNALIMPAKKSNKRKGMNQEQEVAKKNKNPQLSKSQKRKLNETSTVDLGKASNFLDFPLLRPPTTPTVVHVSRPDEVEKKRKDLPIIMMEQEIMEAINEHSTVIICGETGCGKTTQVPQFLYEAGYGSNHSVVRNGVIGVTQPRRIAVLATARRVAFELGLHLGKEVGFQVRHDKRIGDNCSIKFMTDGILLREVQTDILLKRYSVIILDEAHERSVNTDILIGMLSRVIQLRQKKYEQQQKMVLSGQSLSPENMIFPLKLVLMSATLRVEDFISERRLFHDPPPVINVPTRQFEVTAHFSKRTETVDYIGQAYKQVMSIHKRLPQGGILVFVTGQREVEYLCQKLRKASTELIANTAKGRVGDEVPAMSEMVSIEGVDMKDIDEAFEIQGNLIDQQTERFGSHDEDVPDSVENESDVSYDSGSESEVEIVGDEVDIEDAKTSENDVVGVLREKSSLVALKSAFEALAGENASECKSEGKQIPSMPEESPEQYKNSMEKKTVGDKGLFTSALRVMPLYAMLPAVAQLHVFDEVKEGERLVVVATNVAETSLTIPGIKYVVDTGREKVKNYNSSNGMEAYEVQWISKASADQRKGRAGRTGPGHCYRLYSSAVYNNILPDFSCAEISKVPVDSIVLVLKSMHIDKVEKFPFPTPPEAAALVEAERCLKTLEALDNTGRLTSLGKAMACYPMSPRHSRMLLTAIQITRKMKDHDTANLVLGYAVATAAALSFSNAFLKHFEGSHTDSNGSEQDGRSSSLGSNKILDKQEKIKKKKLRETTKLSRARFSNSTSDTLTVAYALHCFELSTSPVGFCHENGLHLKTMEEMSKLRRQLLQLVFNHHVHELEQGFSWTHGTVEDVEQAWRVLSSKRSTLLNVEDILGQAICAGWVDRVAKRIRGNSGSLEGDRKASAVRYQACMVKETVFLHRRSSLSNSAPEFLVYSELLHTKRPYMHGATSIKPEWLAKYGVSLCSFSTVEDRKPEYDPQTDQLYRWVIPTFGPHLWRLPAQSMPISSDEDRLKVCAKFPELIHSLKQIKRGVKDQKLKG
- the LOC118062891 gene encoding ATP-dependent RNA helicase DEAH13 isoform X2, with protein sequence MVIGREVQNHASFSLVCHNLVSGNELGLNGRSVSALSAEEVSNEDNCTPTLEVPKKSSQASSDHDARKTSSLMGKLNETSTVDLGKASNFLDFPLLRPPTTPTVVHVSRPDEVEKKRKDLPIIMMEQEIMEAINEHSTVIICGETGCGKTTQVPQFLYEAGYGSNHSVVRNGVIGVTQPRRIAVLATARRVAFELGLHLGKEVGFQVRHDKRIGDNCSIKFMTDGILLREVQTDILLKRYSVIILDEAHERSVNTDILIGMLSRVIQLRQKKYEQQQKMVLSGQSLSPENMIFPLKLVLMSATLRVEDFISERRLFHDPPPVINVPTRQFEVTAHFSKRTETVDYIGQAYKQVMSIHKRLPQGGILVFVTGQREVEYLCQKLRKASTELIANTAKGRVGDEVPAMSEMVSIEGVDMKDIDEAFEIQGNLIDQQTERFGSHDEDVPDSVENESDVSYDSGSESEVEIVGDEVDIEDAKTSENDVVGVLREKSSLVALKSAFEALAGENASECKSEGKQIPSMPEESPEQYKNSMEKKTVGDKGLFTSALRVMPLYAMLPAVAQLHVFDEVKEGERLVVVATNVAETSLTIPGIKYVVDTGREKVKNYNSSNGMEAYEVQWISKASADQRKGRAGRTGPGHCYRLYSSAVYNNILPDFSCAEISKVPVDSIVLVLKSMHIDKVEKFPFPTPPEAAALVEAERCLKTLEALDNTGRLTSLGKAMACYPMSPRHSRMLLTAIQITRKMKDHDTANLVLGYAVATAAALSFSNAFLKHFEGSHTDSNGSEQDGRSSSLGSNKILDKQEKIKKKKLRETTKLSRARFSNSTSDTLTVAYALHCFELSTSPVGFCHENGLHLKTMEEMSKLRRQLLQLVFNHHVHELEQGFSWTHGTVEDVEQAWRVLSSKRSTLLNVEDILGQAICAGWVDRVAKRIRGNSGSLEGDRKASAVRYQACMVKETVFLHRRSSLSNSAPEFLVYSELLHTKRPYMHGATSIKPEWLAKYGVSLCSFSTVEDRKPEYDPQTDQLYRWVIPTFGPHLWRLPAQSMPISSDEDRLKVCAKFPELIHSLKQIKRGVKDQKLKG